Proteins encoded within one genomic window of Candidatus Neomarinimicrobiota bacterium:
- a CDS encoding long-chain fatty acid--CoA ligase — GDIGKFDEEGFLRITDRKKNLIVTSGGKNVAPGPLENALLASKYVEQSLVIGDRRKFVSALVVPSFEALEAWADEKGIKFQNHDELIGNTEVEALFNDELMHTMEGFARYETVKKIALLPREWTIADNELTPTLKVKRKVVEKKYEKAIDTLYEESS; from the coding sequence CGGGAGATATTGGGAAGTTTGACGAGGAGGGGTTTCTCAGGATTACCGACCGTAAGAAGAATCTTATTGTCACAAGCGGGGGAAAGAACGTGGCTCCCGGACCTCTGGAGAATGCGCTACTCGCGTCTAAGTACGTCGAGCAGTCTCTTGTGATCGGTGATAGACGGAAGTTCGTCAGTGCCCTGGTGGTTCCTTCGTTCGAAGCGCTGGAAGCGTGGGCAGATGAGAAGGGGATAAAGTTCCAGAATCACGATGAACTAATAGGGAATACTGAGGTTGAGGCTCTATTCAACGATGAACTCATGCACACCATGGAAGGCTTTGCCAGGTACGAAACCGTAAAAAAGATCGCGCTCCTTCCCCGTGAATGGACCATTGCCGACAATGAACTTACTCCCACTCTTAAGGTGAAACGGAAGGTTGTGGAAAAGAAGTACGAAAAGGCGATTGATACCTTGTATGAGGAATCTTCCTGA